The DNA window CCATCTTTACATGAGAAGCAGTCCGTCAGCAGCGTCAAAGGATGAATTCCCATTGTCCTAGCCAGCTCGTCGATCTTATCCAGTGAGGGGTTTTTCAGCCCGCGCTCCAACTCGCTCAGGTATGTCCTGCTGCTCACTTCTGAAAACGCCTCTTGAGATAGTTCTTTAGCTTTCCGATGGCGCTTTAGCGTTTGACCAAATGCCGTTTGCAGTTTCATGCCGCCCCCTGAAAAGGGGCATGACAACCCATTGCACGCTATAGCACTACAAACTATAGTGTGCATATTGAGGAGAGTTAGTATGTTCATGACACAACAGCACGCCGAAAAGCTTCTAGGTCGACCATTTGGCGGCGAACGATATTGGCGCTTGGTCGAGCTATCCAGCGATGCCCCTTGGTTCTATGTGAATGTCGCGTTTTCTCATGTCCAGGGCAAAGGGCATCGACACTATC is part of the Hydrocarboniclastica marina genome and encodes:
- a CDS encoding helix-turn-helix domain-containing protein is translated as MKLQTAFGQTLKRHRKAKELSQEAFSEVSSRTYLSELERGLKNPSLDKIDELARTMGIHPLTLLTDCFSCKDGVAVEDIFATITRELESLKSTSKPTRRPGPFGSRV